Within the Nitrospira sp. genome, the region CCATACGCCGACAACCCATCGCCCGTAACGCACTGACCCGTCCCACATTCCCTTTGTACAGACCATGAGGAGGCTGTGTGTCACACGCCACGCCGATCACCGTCCCGCTCGCGCACTTTCTTGAAACCTTCTCCGATGCACTCTGCACGACCACCGCCAATCAGCTCACCCCGCAATTTACCCCTGAAGTCCTTGAGGCCGCGCGTCCGACCTTGCGGCAATTTGGCGAACCCCTCTATCCGGCCCAAGCCAACGTGGCCACCGCGCTGGCTCATGCGTTCCACACCCACAACAGCGCCATTTGCTCAGCGGAAATGAGCACCGGGAAGACCCGCATTGGCACCGCCGTCGCCGCCCTGCTCCGCTCTCATCGGACCCTGATCTTTGCCCCACCCCACTTGGTCGGGAAATGGAAAGACGAAATCCAGACGCTCCTTCCGGGCGCCCATGCAGCCATTCTGCGGAGCATCACCGATGTGCTCCAGTTCGCCACCCTCCCGACAGACGGACGCTGGCCGCTCTTCGGCATTCTCAGTCGCGAGCGAGCAAAACTCAGCTACGCCAAGCGTTGCGCCATCAACCCCAAGGTCACCCGGATTGATACACGTACCTTTCATCATTTCCATTGCCCCCAGTGCGGCATCCGCATCGACGATAAGGACGGCATCCCACAAACCCCCAGGAGCCTCAAGCCAGGAACACACTGCACCGCATGTCAGAGCCCGCTCTGGACCTACGATCCCAACGGCCCACGGCGCGTCGCCCTGGCCGACTACCTTGGGAAAAAGCATCCCCGACTGTTTGATCTCATCCTGGTCGATGAAGTGCAGGAAGAAAAATCGATTGGGAGTGCCCAGGGGCTCGCCTTCGGCCTGTTGGTCCAAAAATGTCGACGCGCCCTCGCGCTCACCGGCACCCTGACGTCCGGAAAGTCCACCTCGATCTTTCACATCTTGTGGCGCATGAATCCGGCACTCAAAGCCGCCTTCAAACACACCGACGAACCACGGTGGGTGGACTTGTACGGCACATGGGAAACCCGCACGACCGAAGAAGACATCCACCGGGTGCTGCTCGTCGGCAAAGAATCCAAACGGCGCGTCCATGTCACCGTTCGCGAACGCCCCGGCATCTCCCCGCAGATCATTCCCCACCTGGTCTCCAACACAGCCTTCTTTCAGTTACGAGATCTTGGTATCGCACTCCCGCCCTACACAGAACACGTGCAAGAATGCCAGTTCTCTTCACAACTACACGACAACTACGAACGGCTCAAAAATGCGGCTCGCCAATTCATTCCCATTGCCCGACGCAACAAGGATGGACATCTCTTCAGCAGCCTCGTCCAAGCATTATTGGCTTACCCAGATCGCGCCACCCAAGGCGAAACCATCACCAATCGCGACGGCGTTCCCGTCTTTACGTTAGACCCGCTTCCAGAAGACGTCGTGCTTCCCAAGGAACAGGCCCTCATCGATCTCATTCTCCGCGAGCGTGCACAAGGACGACGCGTGCTCGTCTACTGCACCCACACGCAAACCAAAGACATCACAACACGCCTGCAACGACTCTTTGAGGCCGCCGGCCTTCGCAGTTTGATCCTGACCTCCGCCGTCACCCCAGAACGACGCATGAAATGGATTACCGATCACACCAAGAAAGGCCTCGACGCCCTCATCTGCAACCCCAAATTGGTATCGACCGGTTTAGATTTACTCGACTACCCCACCATCGCCTGGATCGAAGTCGACTACTCCACGTACCTCGTGCGCCAAGCCTCACGTCGTTCGTGGCGCATCAAGCAAACCCGCCCGGTCTATGTGCACTACTTTCTCTACAAAGGCAGTGTGCAAGAACATGCCTGGGCACTCGTCGCCGCAGGCATCAACGAAGGCCTCAAAACCGAAGGGGATCTCACCGCGGAAGGACTCAACCAATATCAGCAACCAGATGACCTGATGACCCAGCTCGTCAAACAAGTCCTGGATCGCAACGCCTCGGTCCTCAGCGCGGAAACCATGTTTGCCCAGCTGGCAACGCACTATCAACAAGATCAGGCCAGCGACACGCCGGACATTCCAGAGCCTGTCAGTGCGCAGACGTACCAGGATACACCGCCTGAGCTGCCACTATTGATTCAGCCAACGACCAAAACCAGCAAGCGGAACCATGACGCCAACATCCAACTCAACCTCTTTGCGGCCTAACACGATGACCACTGATAACCTCATTCGCATCTCCACAGAAGGATACGACGCCATTGTCGAATCCTATGCGGTCACCCCTAACACACACGAAGTCTGCATGCTGTCCATCGCCGGACAACCAGACGCCATCAAAGCCCTCCGAGCTGCGCTGAGTATCGGGCTCACCGTCAAGATCACCGGACTCGGAGACATCCACTGGCCCAAACAAGCGGACTCCGTCTTTACGTTCGTACACAAACGACTCCCCTCTGGCGCTGTCGCAGCGCTCTGGCTCCCTCAACTCGGCACCTCCGTCGGCATTCAACATGACACGAAAGCGTACATTCTGCAGCGACACCACAGAGCCGAGACGCCACCGCTCAACTTCGTGGCCATCCTTGATCGAGTCCTCTCTTGCCCCATTCTCAAAGATTGGGCGACTCCGCTCTGGACCGCTGCACAGCAACACCAATGGGTCCGCCCGCTCCACACCTATAACTGCATGGCGTGGGAATTCCATCCCCAGACCGAGGCCATCATTGAATGGCTACAGGCCTACCTACGCACCACCACAGAGGCCGCTCCTCAAGTAGCGGCATAACGGATTATCGGGATCAACCCGGACACACCATCTCTTTCACCTTTAACGGACAGACACTTCATGCACATCGCCGGCAGAAGCATTTCCGGATTCTATCCGACTCCACCTCGTATCCTCTCCTCTGTCAGCTCCCTCATCGCCAACCCCGCGCATCATCTAGGACGACTCCTCGACCCCTGCGCCGGCAACGGCATTCCCCTTCACTACCTCGCTCAAGCATGGAACCTGAGCCCTTATGGAATCGAACTCGACCGACAACGCGCCGCTCAATGCCGTACGGCACCGGCCACCATCCTGCACTCGGACGCCCATCTCTGCGAGGTCTCGCGAGACAGCTTCTCCTGCCTCTTCCTCAATCCCCCCTATGACTTCGCTGGACAAGGCGAACGTACGGAATATCTCTGGCTGAAACGCTGGACCCCGACTCTGCAACCAGAGGGGCTCCTGATCTACATTATTCAAGAGCATCAATACACCGAAAAAGTCCTCTACTATCTCAGCACTTACTACCGCGAAGTCAGCCTCTTTCGCTTCCCACCGGAAGAATATGAGGCTTTTCGCCAAACCGTCTTCATTGGGAAACGGGTTCGCACCCCCAACCCATCCGAAACCGTCAAACGTCAACTCTGGCGCCTCTTGCGCACGAACAACCTCCCCATTCTCCCGGTCGACACTGCGCCTCGCTACACCATTCCTTCACTACTCATTCGAGGCGAAATCACCTTTTCCAGTGACTGGATCGATCCGGCTGACATCTATGCCGAAGCCCATGACCATGGACTCTGGCAAGATCGCCATATCACAGAACTGCTCACCTTCGATCAACATAAAGTGATCAATCCCCTCCTGCCGCTTCGCAAGGGACACTTAACTCGCCTCATCTCGGCCGGCCTCTACAACAACACCGTCATCGAACACAACAACCTCCGATGGATCATCAAAGGACGGGCGAGGAAAATCACCAAAGAACTCCCTCCGATCATCGATCTGGTCCAGACCAAAGACGGACCAGAAGAACGTACACACCACCGCACCATCGAACAGTATGTCCCTGAAATCCGAGCCTTCGATTTAACTCCAGGCCCCAACTACGGTCGTTTCGTTGTTATTGAGTGTTAACCACCACCATCCCAATAGCGTACTGACACAAGGAGCATCATGATCATTGAATTCCCACGCACCACCCTGCTTCAGACCCTCAAACTCATGCACAGCATTCTTGACCGCAAAAACGCCTCTGCGCCACTTACCATGATCCACGTCACCACAAGCCACACCGGGGTTCGGCTCGCTGCGACCGATCTCGAACTCGGTCTCCAACGCACCCTTCCCATTCCCCTCATGGAAGAACGCGCCTTCCTCATTCCTGACGCCCCAATCTATGAGTTCATCAAAGAACTCACGTCCGACACCATCCGCTGGTCCATCGATGACGACCACCACATCACCATCACCTCTGGAAAAGCCAAGGCCAAATTCAACGGCATGAAGGCTGAAGACTACCCAGCGCTCCCCCCGCTCCCTGATCCCTTCATCTTCAGCCTCCCCGCCAAGGACTTGTCACAGCTACTCACGGAAACTCTCCCAGCCGTCGGCGAGGCGGACGGCCGCTACATCTTGAACGCCATCAAGCTGACCATTTCCAACGCTCCCTCCCCAACGCTCCAAATCGTCGGTACAGACGGTCATCGCCTTGTCATCACACAACAAAACACTGGCACCTGGCTCACACGCCACCATGACACCCGGCACCTCCTCATCCCGAAAAAAGCCGGGAAGGTTCTGCAAACACTTATCCCGGATAAAGAACCACCCCTCATTGCCATCGGAGCCAACCAATCCCTCGCAGGCTTTCAGATCGGCGACTATCTCCTGACAAGCCGGCTGCTCGACGGCAGTTACCCGGCCTATGACAGGATCATCCCCACGCTGACCACGGCGCGACTGACTGTTTCGAAAACCGTCTTGGAAGATTCGATTCGACGAGTCTCAGTGATTGGAGGGAAAGACACCAAACCGATGGAACTGTCCATTGCAGACAATCATCTGACTCTGCATGCACACAACGTCGATGTAGGAGAAGCCACCGAAACTCTCGAAACTCCAACTTCGACACAGCCATTCAAGGCAGGATTCAACGCGCAGTATCTCCTCGATGCCCTAGAAACCATGCCGGGAGAGCACTGTCAGCTATACATGGAATCGCCTCAGACACCATGCGTCCTGACAACCCCTGATCGCACAACCCAATTCAAACACATCATCATGCCACTCACCCTCACCTCATAAGCCGCGGCGTAACCGGCAGTCCCACTACATGATGGCCCATCTGAACAGTCTCCCTTAAGGCCATTGTCCCGGTTGCCACGGAGCTCAATTCGTAATATGTATCGAGGGCGGACACTACAATACGCCGCGCATCAAACAATGAGCTCCAACCCATTTACCATCGGGCAAGCGATTTTCTGGATTGCGCGCGTGACCAAAACCGGGGAGGCCCGGTATCGCATCCCTGGTTACATCGTGAATATGACGCCCAAGCGGGTGGCGATTCTGATCCAACAACGCAACGGTCGCGGCGCGCTCCGGCATGTCACAGCCAAACGGCTGACTGCCAGCCACCTCGCCCCGCTTCCTCTATCAACACTCTGTCAAACCATGGCGGATAGCCAACTTCACAAGGTCAGCCGTCGTCGGACAGCCAAAGTCCCGTCGTAAGACATCCCGATGGAATCGTACCGTCCGTGGTGTTATTCCGAGCTCTTGGGCAACCTCCTTATCGCCACATCCTTCAGCAATCAACTGGAGCACTTCCCGCTCACGCGCCGACATAACCCGTTCTCCAACGACGTGCTTGCCACCATGCAAGACTACTTCATAACCCAAGCCAGGGCTGATATACGACTGTCCAGCCGTCACCATCCGGACTGCCTCGCTAAAACCCTGCGGATCGGTCGCTTTACTCAGATAGCCTTTGGCTCCTGACAGCAGCGCTTCGGTAATCCGTGCAGGATCCTCGTACATCGACATCACAATGCACTTGGTCTTCGGCGACAGCGCCACGAGTTGCGAAACGGTATCCATCCCATTTAAGACCGGCATGCTGATATCCACAATCGCCAGATCTACCACCGCTCCGTTCTGCACCTGCCGGAGCAAGTCGCGTCCATTGCCCGCCGTCACCACCACGTCATGCCCCATCGCCTCCAACACATGGCGTTGTCCTTCGATCATCATCTGATGGTCATCGCACAATGCGACCCGCATCATCCCCTCCCAATACCATCACCATCCGGCAAGGCCACCCGAACGATCACCATCGTTCCTTCACCCGGAGCACTCTGAATCACCAAACGGCCATGAATCTGCCGCACGCGTTCCGCCATACTGAGCAACCCCAACCCGGCACTCCCCACATTGCTCTGGCTCATGGCAAATCCACGCCCCCGATCCGCCACACACAACTCCAGCTCGCCCTCCTGCACACCCAGGGTGACGACACAATCCTGCACCCCCGCATGCTTCACGATATTCTGCAACGCTTCCTCCGCCACGCGATACAGCACCGCGGCCACCAGCGACGCCAATGGCTGCCGCAGCTCACAGACAGACCGAGTGATGCGTAACCCCTTCTGCCGTTCGCACTCGTCGATCAACCGATGCAACGTCAACGAGAGCCCCAGACGGTCCAAGACCACCGGATGAAGACGAAACGCCAGCGAGCGCGCCGAGGCCCCCAAGCCATCGATCTCCACCAAAATCTCCCGCAGAGCCCCCAGCAGCTCCTCGTTCGTCTGTGGCGGCACCTGGACC harbors:
- a CDS encoding response regulator transcription factor encodes the protein MMRVALCDDHQMMIEGQRHVLEAMGHDVVVTAGNGRDLLRQVQNGAVVDLAIVDISMPVLNGMDTVSQLVALSPKTKCIVMSMYEDPARITEALLSGAKGYLSKATDPQGFSEAVRMVTAGQSYISPGLGYEVVLHGGKHVVGERVMSAREREVLQLIAEGCGDKEVAQELGITPRTVRFHRDVLRRDFGCPTTADLVKLAIRHGLTEC
- a CDS encoding DEAD/DEAH box helicase, whose amino-acid sequence is MSHATPITVPLAHFLETFSDALCTTTANQLTPQFTPEVLEAARPTLRQFGEPLYPAQANVATALAHAFHTHNSAICSAEMSTGKTRIGTAVAALLRSHRTLIFAPPHLVGKWKDEIQTLLPGAHAAILRSITDVLQFATLPTDGRWPLFGILSRERAKLSYAKRCAINPKVTRIDTRTFHHFHCPQCGIRIDDKDGIPQTPRSLKPGTHCTACQSPLWTYDPNGPRRVALADYLGKKHPRLFDLILVDEVQEEKSIGSAQGLAFGLLVQKCRRALALTGTLTSGKSTSIFHILWRMNPALKAAFKHTDEPRWVDLYGTWETRTTEEDIHRVLLVGKESKRRVHVTVRERPGISPQIIPHLVSNTAFFQLRDLGIALPPYTEHVQECQFSSQLHDNYERLKNAARQFIPIARRNKDGHLFSSLVQALLAYPDRATQGETITNRDGVPVFTLDPLPEDVVLPKEQALIDLILRERAQGRRVLVYCTHTQTKDITTRLQRLFEAAGLRSLILTSAVTPERRMKWITDHTKKGLDALICNPKLVSTGLDLLDYPTIAWIEVDYSTYLVRQASRRSWRIKQTRPVYVHYFLYKGSVQEHAWALVAAGINEGLKTEGDLTAEGLNQYQQPDDLMTQLVKQVLDRNASVLSAETMFAQLATHYQQDQASDTPDIPEPVSAQTYQDTPPELPLLIQPTTKTSKRNHDANIQLNLFAA
- a CDS encoding class I SAM-dependent methyltransferase, with the protein product MHIAGRSISGFYPTPPRILSSVSSLIANPAHHLGRLLDPCAGNGIPLHYLAQAWNLSPYGIELDRQRAAQCRTAPATILHSDAHLCEVSRDSFSCLFLNPPYDFAGQGERTEYLWLKRWTPTLQPEGLLIYIIQEHQYTEKVLYYLSTYYREVSLFRFPPEEYEAFRQTVFIGKRVRTPNPSETVKRQLWRLLRTNNLPILPVDTAPRYTIPSLLIRGEITFSSDWIDPADIYAEAHDHGLWQDRHITELLTFDQHKVINPLLPLRKGHLTRLISAGLYNNTVIEHNNLRWIIKGRARKITKELPPIIDLVQTKDGPEERTHHRTIEQYVPEIRAFDLTPGPNYGRFVVIEC
- the dnaN gene encoding DNA polymerase III subunit beta; amino-acid sequence: MIIEFPRTTLLQTLKLMHSILDRKNASAPLTMIHVTTSHTGVRLAATDLELGLQRTLPIPLMEERAFLIPDAPIYEFIKELTSDTIRWSIDDDHHITITSGKAKAKFNGMKAEDYPALPPLPDPFIFSLPAKDLSQLLTETLPAVGEADGRYILNAIKLTISNAPSPTLQIVGTDGHRLVITQQNTGTWLTRHHDTRHLLIPKKAGKVLQTLIPDKEPPLIAIGANQSLAGFQIGDYLLTSRLLDGSYPAYDRIIPTLTTARLTVSKTVLEDSIRRVSVIGGKDTKPMELSIADNHLTLHAHNVDVGEATETLETPTSTQPFKAGFNAQYLLDALETMPGEHCQLYMESPQTPCVLTTPDRTTQFKHIIMPLTLTS